The Nitrospira defluvii genome contains a region encoding:
- a CDS encoding alpha/beta hydrolase family protein: MPRDPWSHAMMFLRATLFLDQPLKSKQLCTFVTILLVALIAGCKGTGQAIPEPLPADVLDEVPGRIPLNVFASLPLVRRMTLSPSGEHIASIQNTAAGKTYLVVTTYDGKDVRRLLASDNKRYSIRWCDWVNDERLLVGVGADDGWSNLRWTETRLFAMNRDGSNLKTNLIAPSRDHNFFAREYLPQLQDRVIGKLPGDNRSVLIALDLDHHTYPDVYKLDVYTGSRELIERSTYGMRYWMADRQGVVRLGTAVEGTIVHILVKPVGQDRWQTLRKYDALREPELTPLGFDEDPNILFVAQPLDGRTAVYSINLSEPHLPPILRASHATYDIEGGLIYSSWLKRVVGVHSRFDESAGLYWNPDAKELQTRVDLALPGRINDIQDSSRDGRRHIVVSSHATQPPQWYLFDEDLNRLTLMVDGYPKLVPKELVKPMPVTLKARDGTVLHGYVTRPTQERQHGPMVLFPHGGPASRDVLDFDYWTQFLVSRGWAVLQVNFRGSSGYGGEFLQAGFKRWGLDMQDDLTDAARYAIEQGIADPERICIVGGSYGGYAALMGVVKTPELFRCAVSFAGVSDLRALLTDKRQFLGYELGAERQLGAWWSDRDRLKATSPVNHADTIRTPLLIVHGAEDRVVPVEQSRAMVEALKDAGFTRLRYVELPDGDHHLSRQDDRVTFFREMERFLITHLDGAERSE, translated from the coding sequence ATGCCGCGTGATCCCTGGTCTCATGCCATGATGTTTCTGCGCGCGACCCTGTTTCTTGATCAGCCACTGAAGTCGAAGCAGTTGTGTACGTTCGTGACGATCCTGCTGGTCGCCTTGATCGCCGGCTGCAAGGGGACTGGACAAGCGATACCCGAGCCACTTCCGGCAGATGTGCTGGATGAGGTCCCCGGTCGTATTCCCCTGAACGTCTTTGCGTCCCTCCCGCTGGTACGCAGGATGACGCTGTCGCCGTCGGGGGAGCATATCGCCTCCATTCAAAATACTGCCGCGGGTAAGACCTATCTCGTGGTGACGACCTACGACGGCAAGGATGTTCGAAGACTCTTGGCGAGCGACAACAAGCGGTACTCAATTCGATGGTGTGACTGGGTCAATGACGAACGGTTGCTGGTGGGCGTGGGGGCAGATGATGGGTGGAGCAATCTCCGATGGACGGAGACACGCCTCTTCGCCATGAATCGCGACGGGTCGAATCTCAAGACGAACCTGATCGCTCCGAGTCGCGACCATAATTTTTTTGCCAGGGAGTATCTCCCGCAGTTACAGGATAGGGTCATCGGCAAACTTCCCGGGGACAACCGATCCGTCCTGATCGCACTCGATCTCGACCACCACACCTATCCCGATGTCTACAAATTGGATGTGTACACCGGCAGCCGGGAGTTGATCGAAAGGAGTACGTATGGGATGCGGTATTGGATGGCGGACCGGCAGGGGGTTGTGCGGTTGGGAACGGCCGTTGAAGGGACCATCGTCCACATCCTGGTGAAACCGGTAGGCCAGGATCGCTGGCAGACGTTGCGGAAGTATGATGCGCTGCGTGAACCGGAGCTCACCCCTCTGGGATTTGACGAGGATCCCAACATTCTGTTTGTGGCACAACCTCTCGATGGAAGAACCGCAGTCTACAGCATCAACCTATCCGAACCGCATCTGCCGCCGATACTCCGCGCATCCCATGCGACGTACGACATCGAGGGCGGTCTCATCTATTCGTCTTGGCTCAAACGCGTCGTCGGGGTTCACAGTCGTTTCGACGAATCTGCCGGCCTCTATTGGAATCCTGATGCGAAAGAACTGCAGACCCGGGTTGATCTGGCCCTTCCTGGACGCATCAATGACATCCAGGACAGCAGTCGGGATGGTCGCCGACACATCGTCGTGTCCAGCCATGCGACGCAACCGCCTCAATGGTATCTGTTCGACGAGGATCTCAACCGGCTCACGTTGATGGTGGATGGGTATCCGAAGCTGGTCCCGAAGGAACTGGTCAAACCCATGCCGGTCACTCTCAAGGCCAGAGACGGCACGGTTTTGCATGGGTACGTGACTCGTCCGACTCAGGAACGGCAGCATGGGCCCATGGTCTTGTTTCCCCATGGTGGTCCGGCCAGTAGAGACGTGCTGGATTTCGATTACTGGACCCAGTTTCTCGTGAGTCGCGGCTGGGCCGTGCTGCAAGTGAACTTCAGGGGGTCCAGCGGTTACGGCGGGGAGTTTTTACAAGCGGGATTCAAGCGCTGGGGACTCGACATGCAGGATGATCTGACGGATGCCGCACGCTACGCGATCGAGCAGGGCATTGCGGACCCTGAACGCATCTGTATCGTGGGTGGAAGTTATGGGGGGTACGCGGCATTGATGGGAGTCGTCAAGACACCGGAACTCTTTCGTTGCGCGGTGAGCTTTGCGGGAGTGTCGGACCTCCGCGCGTTGCTGACGGACAAACGGCAGTTCCTGGGGTATGAGCTGGGAGCGGAGCGGCAGTTAGGCGCCTGGTGGTCCGATCGCGATCGGCTGAAGGCCACCTCGCCGGTCAACCATGCGGACACGATACGCACCCCGCTCCTGATCGTGCATGGGGCGGAGGATCGGGTTGTGCCGGTGGAACAATCCCGCGCCATGGTCGAGGCCTTGAAAGATGCAGGCTTCACCCGCCTACGCTATGTCGAACTGCCGGACGGCGATCATCACCTCAGCCGTCAAGACGACCGTGTCACGTTCTTCCGTGAGATGGAGCGGTTTCTGATCACTCATTTGGATGGGGCGGAAAGGTCTGAATAA